In Streptobacillus ratti, the genomic stretch TACAGCATTTGCAAGTAGAAGATGTTTAGATCAAATTTTCATGTCTTCTCTTTACCAAGATAATCCAATAACAATTATAGCTTCTGATGCTGGAATACAAGCTGTTCATAATGGTGGAACACATATGTCATTTGAAGATATGGGATTAATAAGAGGACTTGCAGGAACTACAGTTATAGAACCTACAGATTCTACTGTACTTAAAGCAGTACTTGATGAAGTGTATAATAAAAATGACAAATTTTATTGGATAAGACTTACAAGAAAAAATGTATTTAAGGTATATGAAGAAGATGCTAAAATTGAAATAGGTAAAGCAAATTTAATTCAACATGGAAAAGATGTTACTATTATAGCTAATGGAATGATGGTTCATAATGCTAGAATTGCAGCTAAAAAATTGGAAGAAGAGGGAATAAATGTAACATTACTTGATATGTTTACATTAAAACCTATAGATAAAGATGCAATTATTAAATATTGTAAGGATACTAAACTTGTAGTAACTGCTGAAAATCATAGCATAACTAATGGACTTGGTTCAGCTGTTGCAGA encodes the following:
- a CDS encoding transketolase family protein yields the protein MTHVYNGEAMKETIELRKVCIDKFHEFLQKDKDVVILDADLMGSLGTASLQKEYSDRIINCGIMEAQEISCASGMKRAGLKPFVHTFTAFASRRCLDQIFMSSLYQDNPITIIASDAGIQAVHNGGTHMSFEDMGLIRGLAGTTVIEPTDSTVLKAVLDEVYNKNDKFYWIRLTRKNVFKVYEEDAKIEIGKANLIQHGKDVTIIANGMMVHNARIAAKKLEEEGINVTLLDMFTLKPIDKDAIIKYCKDTKLVVTAENHSITNGLGSAVAEVLSENCPTKLVRVGVKERYGQVGTLEFLEKEYELSADDIYRAIKDNL